The stretch of DNA CACCTGCGCGGGGCTGCCGCGGACGAACGACTCGGCGGGGACCTCGTAGCCCGGCGGGACGACGGTGCCCATCGCGACGATGGAGCCCTCGCCGATGACGGCGTCGCTGACGGTCGAGTTGAACCCCACGAGCGCCCCGTCGCGCACCTCGGCGTCGTTGAGGACGGCCCCGTGGCCGACCATCACCTTCTCGCCGACGGTCGAGGCGTGGAGGACGGCCCCGTCGCCGATCGCGGACTCCCGGCCGACCGCCACCGCCCCCACGTCGCCACGGAGGACACAGCCCGGCCAGACGTTGGCGTTCGGCCCGACGCGCACGTCGCCGACCAGCGTCGCCTCGCGGCTGACGTGTGCGTACCCGTGGATGTCCGGCTCCGCCCCCTCGAACGCGTACTCGCGGCTGTCCATACCGACACAGCGTGTGGCGCATCCGAAAAGATACCGGTCAGAGAGGGGGTGTGCCGCCCGTCAGCGGCGTGCGCCAACCCGACCGTCCGCGACGACGACCTCGAACCCCGCGTCGACGAGCCAGTCGCGGGCCGCGCCGTCGCCGTGGAGCAGGACCTCCGCGAGGTCCGACGGTTCGTCGACGTCGGTCGCCAGCTTCCGGGAGTCGACCTCCGACAGACTCGCGCTCACCTCGCGGGCGATCCGGCGGTGGTCGCGGATCGACGCGCCGTGGTAGTCCACGCGGAAGTCGGGGTGGCGAGCCACGACGGCGTTGGTCCCGCCGCCCAGTCCCGGGGCCAACACCACGTCGGCGGTCGGCGCGAACAGCCGGTCGAGCGCGTCGGCGTCGGCCAGCGGGAGGTCGGCCATCACGACCGCCAGCGGCCCGTCGGCGAGGAGATCGTCGACGAGCGCGTCCAGCCCCCGGTCGTCGACCGTCACGGGCACAGCAGCGTCGACCGGTGCGGTCGAGATCACCTCGGGCGTGTGGCCGGCGCTGTCGAGCGCGTCGAGCACGTCCGCGAGCATCGCCTCGGTGAACGCCAGGCGTTCGTCGGCGTCGAGAACGGGCGCGAGCCGCGTCTTGGGGTCGGCCCCCGAGACGGGGACGACGACGCGCATCAGAGCGCGTCGTAGTCGTCGCCCTGCTGTTGCAGGAGGTAGTACCCCCCGCCGGCCAGCAGCAGCAGGACGACGAGCCCACCGCCGACCAGCAGCAGCGTCCGCGTCGTCTGCTGGCTCTGCTGTGCCTGTTCGGCGACGTTCTCGGCCTGCTCGGCGAGGTCGACGGCGTTCTGGAAGTTCTCGCTCTCGTAGGCCGAGACGGCGTTGTCGACGAGCCCCTCGGCCTCCTCGTTGCCGCCGGCGGCCTCGATGGCCGCCTGTGCGCTCTCGATGGCCGCGCGAGCCTCGCGGCTCTCCTGGGTGTAGTGGTGGGCGGTGTCGTTGCGGAACTCGTTCTCGTTGTTGCCGCTGACGCGGGTCAGCGTCGCGACGGTGTACTGCTCCCGGGGCTGGTAGGTGTAGTTCTCGATCTCCGGCGTGGTGCCGACCAGTTCGACGCGCACCTGGTCGCCGTTGTTGTTGATATCCAGCCCCTGGCTGAAGTTCTGGGAGCCGTACGTCTCCTGGCTCACCTGACTGCCGGCGCGGAGCACCGTGACGGTCCAGCTGACGTTCTGCAGGTCGGTGTGGCCCGTCAGCGTCCACTGGTTGGACGTGTCGGTGAAGGGGTCGTCGACGGTGTACGTGACCGACACCTCGGAGCCGACGGCCGACTCCTCGGGGACGCCCTCGGCGGAGACGGTGAACGCCGCGGCTGTCCCGGCGGAGACGAGCAGGCCGACGACACAGAGGATCGCGAGCGCGGCCTCAGAATAGCGGGTCAAGCTCATCCTCGTCGTCTTCGACCAAGTCCTGCAAATTGTCTTCGCTTTGCTCGCGGATGTCGTCGATGTTGTCCTGGGCCTCGATGGCCACCTGCTGGAGTTCCTTGATGCGCGGGACGTTGTGGACACCGGACAGCAGGATCGAAGCGGCCACCTTCGGCGTCTGCATCGGGTAGTCGCCCCCGCGGACCTCCATCGAACCGGTCTGTTCCTCCAGCCAGTTGCGACCCTTCTCGATGCCCTTGCGGTTGAGGTGCTCTGGCGGTCCGGCCATCACCAGCAGCGCGCGCTCGGCCCCCTCGATCTCGCAGGGCAGCGTGAGCCGGCCCAGGGCGGCCTTCCGGACCAGCGACGTGATCCGGTTGGTCGTGTTGGCGGTGTCCATCCCGTCGTCCCCGCCGCCGTCGTCGCCCTTGAACCGGGAGAGGAGCCCGCCGCCGCCGGAGCTCAGTTCGACCTCCTCGGAGGCGTAGCCGACGGTCGAGACGCCGCCGCCGTCCAGCGTGTTGATGATCTCCGAGGAGTCGACGACGCTCTCGGCGATGTTGTCCCCGGCCGAGACCTCGCCGGCCCCGAAGAGGACCCCGAACCGGCGGACGATCTCCTCGTTGATGTGGTCGTAGCCGCCCTCGACGGACTCCCCGGTCTTGCGCCAGGCGTCGTTGTCGAAGACCATGAGGTTGTCCACCTCGCGGACGAACGTCTGGAACGAGCGGGCGGCGTTCAGCGTGTAGATGCCACCCTCGTCGCTGCCGGGCAGGACGCCCAGGCCGTAGACGGGTTCGGTGTAGATACGCTTGAGATGCTTCGAGATGACCGGCGAGCCGCCGGAGCCGGTCCCGCCACCGAGGCCGGCGACCACGAGGAAGGCGTCGATCTCGTGGACCGGGACGTTGTCGATAGCCCCCTGGATCTCGTCGATGTCCTCCTCGGCGATCTCCGCGCCGAGTTCGTTGTCTGCGCCCACGCCGTGGCCCTTCACCCGGGCCTGGCCGATGAGCACGCGATTCTCCTCCGGAATGTTCTCTAGACCGAGCAGGTCGGCTTTCGCCGTGTTGACAGCGACGGCCGAGCGGACGATCCCCGAGTTCGTCCGCTCGTCGTACTCGAGGAACTTGTCCACGATTTTGCCACCGGCCTGCCCGAAGCCGATCATCGCGAGTTTCATTATAGGTACTCCGCTTGAACGTCTCAAGTAGGATTGCGCGTATAAGTTTTTTGCCCGGCTCTCAACGACGAAAGCCTCTATCAGAAACAAGAACGGAGGTCGATCGAACGCGACGGTGTCGCTGAACGGCCCGCAGGCCGGTGTTTCGCGGGTTCGGCGATCCGTCGCCGGGCCGGATCGCCGAACACCTCGTTTCAGCGACTGATTCCTGCCTGATCTGTAATGGTCGTCACGAGAGACCGAGGTGCGAACGGAACGACCGCAGCGACGACGGGTCCCGGCCGAAGGCGACCACGTCGTTGTCCGCCGGCGTGTTGTCGAAGTCCAGCCCCTCGTACTGGTCGCTGCCCATCGGGAACCCCAGGCTCCCGAGGACCGTCAGTCCGACCTTCGCCAGCGGCATCGGGAGCGGGACGACGGTGATGTCCCGGCCCTCGGACTCGAAGACGAGCTCCGTCGCCTCCCTGAGCGAGTGGATCTCCGGGCCGCCGACCTCGTACACCTGTCCGACGTGTTCCTCTCCCCCGAGCGCGTCGGCCAGCATCGGGACGAGGTCGTCGACCCAGATGAGCTGGAAGTGTGCCTTCGTGCCGCCGCCGGGCAGCGGGTACAGCGGGACGCCGGGGGCGAAGATCTGCTTGAGCCGCTTCGTGAAGTAGACGAACTCCCCGCCGTCGCCGAAGACGACCGACGGGCGGAAGATGACCCAGTCCAGCTCCGAGTTCTTCACGACCGCCTCGGCCTGCCCCTTCGCCCGGAGGTAGTGGGTCGGACCGTCGGGGTCCGCACCAAGCGCGCTCATCTGGAGGTATCGGTCGACGCCGTGTTCCTCGGCCGCCCGGACCGCGTTCTCGGTCCCGTCGAGGTGGACGCGGAAGTGCATCTCGTCGCCGCCGTCGGGCTTGAACAGCGGCGACAGCGCCGGGAGGAAGACGACCGCGTCCTTCCCTTCGAAGGCCCCTTCGATGCTGTCGTAGTCCGTCACGTCCCCCTCCTTTCGGATGACCCCAGTCGGGAGGTCCGCGTCGTGGGGGTCCCGCGACAGGGCGGTCACGTCGTGGCCGCGTTCGTCGAGTTCGCGACACAGGTTCTGTCCGATGAAGCCGGTTCCACCGACCACGAGTGTCTCCATATCCGCCCCGTCGCCGGGAATCCCCGTAAAAGTACCCCGCAACTGGTTTGGGCGGAACGGGGCGTCGGCCGCTCTCCGGGGCGCTTACGTGTCCCCGCTCCGACCCCCGGGTATGCTCGTCACGCTGGAGGGACTGGACGGCAGCGGGAAGACCACGGTCTGGGAGCGGCTCCGGGCCGACGACGCCGTCCCGAGCGACGCCGTGTTCACCAGAGAACCGACCGAGAGCTGGTACGGCGACGCCGTCCAGCGCTCCATCGACGACGACGACGCGGACTCGCTCGCGGAGCTGTTCCTCTACACCGCCGACCACGCCGCCCATCTGTCCGACACCGTCCGGCCCGCGCTCACCGATGGGCGACTCGTCGTCTCGGATCGCTACTCGGACTCGCGGTACGCCTACCAGGGGGCGACGCTCGCCGGCACCGGCCACTTCGAGGACCCGCTGGCGTACGTCCGGGACGTGCACGCGCCCTGGACGCGCCCGCCGGACCTGACGGTGTATCTCGACCTCGATCCGGCGACGGCGGCCCGTCGCAGCGGCGCGACGAACAAGTTCGAGGCCGCCGACTACCTCGCGGGCGTGCGCGAGAACTACGAACGGCTCCTCGACGACGACCCCGACCGGTTCGTCCGGGTCGACGCCACCGACGACCCCGACGCCGTGTACGATCGGGTCCGGTCGGCCCTGCTGGACCGCCTCTAGTTCGTCGAGGTCGGCAGGTCCACCTCGTCGGGAGAGGGCATCCAGACGTAGTCGAAGGTCATCCCGATCACCAGCGGCAGGGCGACGGCGACGAACAGGAACGACACCCGGTCGAGCGTGACGAACACGCCGACGGGCACCGAGAGGATCACGCCGAGGATCGTGAGTGCCACCGGACACAGCAGGACGGCGTACACGAGGCCGCCCCATCGGGTGTGCATCCGAACGCGGAAGAAACGGGTCATCAGAGCTGTCACGGCGCTGTTGACGAGGACCATCACGACGAGCCCCGCGACTCCGACGGCGCTGACCATAGGGGACCTAGCGCGTCGACGCTCTTTGCCGTGTCGGAACGGGTCCCGCGATCGCTCACTCCAGGCAGATGTAGGTGCGCGTGTCCGCGACGCCGTCGAGGTCCCGGACCCGCGTCGCCACGGACTGCATCACGTCGTAGACCTCCTGGCCCGTCGCCTCCGCGATGATGTCGTACTGGCCGGCGACGATGTGTGCCTCCGTGATACCCTCGGACTCCCGAACGGCCGTGAGCAGTTCCTCGGATTTGCCCGCGATAGTCTTTATCATGATGAACGCGGTGACCATACCGTGGTATGTGGTGCCACGTAACAAAAAGTTTCGCGGCGTCCCGCGGACGCGGTGTGACCAACAGGGGGCGCGGGGATAACGAACCGGAGACGGCTACCGCGGGCGGGATACTTTTATTCGCCCCGACCGCATACGACACCGTATGAGATTTGTTATCGTGGGTGCAGGACGCGTCGGACTCCGAACGGCGCGTGTCCTGCGTGAGAGCGGGCACGACGTCGTCCTCATCGAGACCGACGAGGGTGCCATCGAGCGCGCGCGCAACGCCGACTTCGAGGTGATCGAGGGCGACGGCGCGCTCGAAGAGACCCTCGAAGCGGCGGACCTCGACGAGGCCGACGCACTCGGCGCGCTCACGGGCGACCTCAACGACAACTTCGTCGCCTGTATGGTCGCGAAAGAACACGGCTGTCGGACCGTGATGCGCATCGACGAGGACTACCGCGAGGAGATCTACCGGCGCTACGCCAGCGAGGTCGACGAGGTCATCTACCCCGAACGACTCGGAGCCATCGCCGCCAAGAACGCCCTGCTGGGCGGGAACATCCGGGCCATCGCGGACATCGCACAGCACCTCCAGCTGGTCGAGTTCACCATCACGGAGTCCTCGCCGATGCACGGCTACACCCTCTCGGAACTGGAACTGCCCGCCGACTCGCAGCTGCTCGCACACGGGAAAGGCGAGACGGCGCTGACGATCCCCGACCCCGACGAGACGCTGGAGGTCGGCGACCACGTGGTCGTCCTCGCGGACTTCGACACGCTCTCGGACGTCCGCAGCATCGTCGCCGGCGAGTCCGGCCGCGCCACCGCACTGGGAGGTGCCTGAGATGGTCACCGCCTACGTGATGGTCAAGGCCCACACCGGGGACGCCGACCGCCTGCGAGACGAGATCGAGGACGTCGACGGCGTCGTCGAGGCTCACATCGTCGCCGGCGACGTCGACCTCATCGCGAAGGTCGAGGTCGACACGCCCGCGGAGGTCAAAGACGTCGCCGCCACTCACATCCAGGACATCGAAGGCGTCGAGAGCACGCAGACGTACATCGCGATGGACTGAGCGGGCACCGCCCACTTCGGGGGTGGGTCCCGCTCCCCCCACGAGAACGACGGGGCCGTCGGTCGCACGAGTCGAGACCCCTACAGCGGCGTCCCGCCGCGGCTCCCCTCGCTGCCACCGGTGCTCGCGGAGTCCATCAGCCCCGCGACGGTCCCGACGTAGTCGTAGCCGGGGACGATCCCCTCGACGTAGGTCCCCTCGACGTACTCGACGAAGGCCTTCGCCGCGTCGGCGGCCTCCCGCTCGCCCCCGAGGCTGAACCGGTAGGTGACGACCACGTCGTCGCCGTCCCGCGCGACCGTGTACGCGTCGAGCTCGACGGCGACGCGGGTCGACTTCGGCGCGTCTTCCAGCCGGCGCTCCAGCGTGTCGAGCCACCCCTCTCGGACGGCCTCACCCACCTCGTCGGCCGTCGCCGCGGAGAGCGACGGGACCCGCACGGTCACCTCGTAGTCGGTCCGCCAGTCCTCGCGCTCGCTCGCGGTCACGCGGCCATCGAACGCCGTCGTCTCCAGTTCGTAGCCGTCGCCGTCGGCGATGAATCCCTCGCGGCCGTCGAAGACGTCCGCGACGTCGGCAGGTACGTCGGTCATACGCCCTGTGTAGCCGTCTTGCGCGGAAAAGCACGTCGTTCGGTACCGTCGCGGATGCGAGGGATGGGATTCGAACCCGATGCAAACGCTCGCTTCGCTCGCGTTTCCGTGCTTCGAACCCATCCAGACGATTCGGCGCGGCGCGCCCTGCGCCGCGCACTCATGCGAGGGATGGGATTCGAACCCATGGACCCCTACGGGAGCGGGTCTTAAGCCCACCGCCTTTGGCCAGGCTCGGCTACCCTCGCGCACCTCCCTCTCGTCGGTCCGACGGAAAACGGGTTTCGGTTACCAGTCGACCGACAGCGTCCCGTCCCCGTTCGGGTCGGGGGCGATCTCCTCGTCGGTCCGGCGGTCCACGACGTGGATGACGCCGCGGTCCTTCTTGGCCGGGCAGGCCTCTGCGGCGGCGACGTTGTGGTCCAACTCCTCCTCACCGAAGAAGTACGTCTCGGGTTTGGCGATGCCGGTGTCGAGGCTCAGCGACCAGTTCGCCGACACCTCGGCGCACTTCCCGGCCCCGAAGCACTTGTTGGCCTCGAAGATGATCTTGTAGGGCTTCTCCTCGACGGGCGGGGCGTCCTGCTCGCCGACCGTACCGGGGTCGACCGGTTCGTCCGCGTCTGCCATTACCGGGCGTTCGTGACGGGCGACCTTTCGGTTGTCGGTTCCCGCAGGGACCCGTCACCCGCCCCAGCCGCCGCGGACGTCGTCGCCGATTCGGGTCCGCCAGTCGTCGAACGCCCCGTCACAGTCCGGCCGGTCGTCGAGGTGGTCGACGAAGCCGGCCCCCGGCGACGCGAGTTCGGTTCCACAGAACGGGCAGGTCGTCGGATCGCTCCACTGGTGGCTCGCTCCCATACCCGACGGTGGCCGACTGCGACGTATCAATCCTGTCGCTAGACAATATACAGCCCCCTAACACACTATATCCACCTTATACGAATCTCTGAGATATGGATCTGTTTCACCCGGCGGCCGTTTTCACACCGCTGCGACGAGGTGTCCGCGCCTCGTCCCCGCCGACAGGCCGCTAAACAGCCTTATATTGTCGTGTCAATATTAGAAGAATCCTCTTGTACGGCGGCTGCCTCCCCTCGTGTATGGCAACGAACCAACAGAGCGGTCCGGTAACGTACACCTGTCGGCGCTGCGGGCACTCACTGACGGTCACCGTCGGCTCGTGGAGCTGTCCCGACTGCGGGTACGCTCCGCGTCACGGGGCGGACTGAGCTCACTCGACGACCGTCACCTCGTCCCCGACGGCCAGCGTCGCCCCGCGGTCCCGCTCGGGGACGCGAGCGATCAGCATCAGCGTGAAGTAGTGGTCGAAGGCCTCGGCGTCGGCCCACTCCGGGAACGTCGCCTCGCGCCGCTCTAGGAACCGCTGGCGGAACTCCGGCGTGGGGTCGCCCGTGTCCGGGTCCCGTTCGGGGACGACACAGCGACCGCAGGGGGTGACGCCCTCGATCCGGACCCCGCCGGCCTCGAAGGCGGGCGCGTCCTCGCCGACGAACCGGTCCTCCCAGAACGCCGGCACGCCCCCGACCTCGACGTTGGCCCGGAGTCGGCGGCGCGCGCCGTCGACCGTCAGCTCCTCGAACCAGCCGGCCAGTTCCGCCACGGTCGCCGTGCTGACCACCGACGGTCCCATCTCGCGGCGGTCGACGTACCCGAGGTCGGTGTCCCGGCGGAGTTCGACCTCGGCGTCGAACACCTCACCGAACCACTCGGCCGCGGCGGTCCGCCCGGCCTCGGTCCCGAGGGCGAACTGCTCAGTCCCGTGGTCGGGAGCCGCCGCCCGGAGCGTCCGCTCGCCGGGATCGTAGTCGGTCTCGACGTCGTGGACGCGGGCGGTCCGCTTGCCGTTCACTACGTCGCCGTCGGCGTCGAACAGCGCGAACTCCCGGTCGTGGGCGAGCGTCCCGCCGGGGAGGACCCGCGCCCGCTCGCGGTCGACGCCGTCGAGTGCCTTCACGGGGTAGACGGTGAGTCGCTCGACGTGTGCCATACGTGGTGCCAGCGGCCCCGCGAGCAAAGCCGTTCTCCCTCGGGACGGGCCGGCGGCTGCCGAACCGACGGGACAGGGGGACCCGATGCCGACGTGGTGAGCGGTCCGTCGGGCCGGCTTGCATCTTCAGGCAGCCCTTTCCTACGGTGGCGAAAACTGGGGTGATACCCCTTCAGCGGCGGGCAGTGGCCCCGAGTCCGATGGCGACAAGGTTACGTGTCGGGTGGTCGAACGCGGTTGCAGACAGATGGTAGAACACACGCGCACCCTCGACTTCAAGATCGCGTTCGCGATCGGCCTCGGCACGATGATCGCGGCCGGGATCTTCTCGCTGTCGGGGACTGCCGTCAACCAGATCGGGTCCAGCGCGGTCATCGCGTTCGTCATCGCCGCGCTGGTCGCGGGGGTGACGGCGGCGGCATACTCCGAGTTCGCCTCGATCTACTCGGAGAACGGTGGCGGCTACCTCTTCTGTTCCCAGACCTTCGAGGACCGCGACCTGCTGACCTACGGCATCGGGATGTCGCTGTTCCTGGGCTACACCGGGACGACGGCGTTCTATCTCGCGACGATGGACGAGTGGATGTTCAAGTTCGTCCTCCCCGAGTGGCTGCACTTCCTGCCCCACGGGACGACGGGCGTGATCGCGGCGCTCCTGCTGGGTCTGCTCAACGCACAGGGGACCGAGGAGTCCGGCGGCTTCCAGCTGCTGGTCACCGGGGCGAAGGTGGCCGTCCTGTTCGGGTTCATCGGCGGGGCGGTCTCGTTCGCGGGGCCGGCACAGGCGACCGGCGAGTTCGCGACGAGCTTCCAGGGCGGCCCCATCGAGATCCTGAGCATCTCCGCGCTCGCGTTCATCACGTTCTTCGGCTTCTCGGCCATCGCGGCCAGCGCCGGCGAGATCATCGAGCCACAGAAGACGGTCCCGAAGGCCATCGCCGCGAGTATGATCACCGTCACGATCCTCTACACGCTGGTCATCATCGCGATGGTGAACGTGCCGGCGGCCGAGGCG from Haloarcula litorea encodes:
- a CDS encoding gamma carbonic anhydrase family protein translates to MDSREYAFEGAEPDIHGYAHVSREATLVGDVRVGPNANVWPGCVLRGDVGAVAVGRESAIGDGAVLHASTVGEKVMVGHGAVLNDAEVRDGALVGFNSTVSDAVIGEGSIVAMGTVVPPGYEVPAESFVRGSPAQVTPLSETTIDPDEVFEAFSSGDYANLAARHEDLFE
- the cofC gene encoding 2-phospho-L-lactate guanylyltransferase, with translation MRVVVPVSGADPKTRLAPVLDADERLAFTEAMLADVLDALDSAGHTPEVISTAPVDAAVPVTVDDRGLDALVDDLLADGPLAVVMADLPLADADALDRLFAPTADVVLAPGLGGGTNAVVARHPDFRVDYHGASIRDHRRIAREVSASLSEVDSRKLATDVDEPSDLAEVLLHGDGAARDWLVDAGFEVVVADGRVGARR
- a CDS encoding tubulin/FtsZ family protein yields the protein MKLAMIGFGQAGGKIVDKFLEYDERTNSGIVRSAVAVNTAKADLLGLENIPEENRVLIGQARVKGHGVGADNELGAEIAEEDIDEIQGAIDNVPVHEIDAFLVVAGLGGGTGSGGSPVISKHLKRIYTEPVYGLGVLPGSDEGGIYTLNAARSFQTFVREVDNLMVFDNDAWRKTGESVEGGYDHINEEIVRRFGVLFGAGEVSAGDNIAESVVDSSEIINTLDGGGVSTVGYASEEVELSSGGGGLLSRFKGDDGGGDDGMDTANTTNRITSLVRKAALGRLTLPCEIEGAERALLVMAGPPEHLNRKGIEKGRNWLEEQTGSMEVRGGDYPMQTPKVAASILLSGVHNVPRIKELQQVAIEAQDNIDDIREQSEDNLQDLVEDDEDELDPLF
- a CDS encoding complex I NDUFA9 subunit family protein, translated to METLVVGGTGFIGQNLCRELDERGHDVTALSRDPHDADLPTGVIRKEGDVTDYDSIEGAFEGKDAVVFLPALSPLFKPDGGDEMHFRVHLDGTENAVRAAEEHGVDRYLQMSALGADPDGPTHYLRAKGQAEAVVKNSELDWVIFRPSVVFGDGGEFVYFTKRLKQIFAPGVPLYPLPGGGTKAHFQLIWVDDLVPMLADALGGEEHVGQVYEVGGPEIHSLREATELVFESEGRDITVVPLPMPLAKVGLTVLGSLGFPMGSDQYEGLDFDNTPADNDVVAFGRDPSSLRSFRSHLGLS
- the tmk gene encoding dTMP kinase; translation: MLVTLEGLDGSGKTTVWERLRADDAVPSDAVFTREPTESWYGDAVQRSIDDDDADSLAELFLYTADHAAHLSDTVRPALTDGRLVVSDRYSDSRYAYQGATLAGTGHFEDPLAYVRDVHAPWTRPPDLTVYLDLDPATAARRSGATNKFEAADYLAGVRENYERLLDDDPDRFVRVDATDDPDAVYDRVRSALLDRL
- a CDS encoding Lrp/AsnC family transcriptional regulator, giving the protein MVTAFIMIKTIAGKSEELLTAVRESEGITEAHIVAGQYDIIAEATGQEVYDVMQSVATRVRDLDGVADTRTYICLE
- a CDS encoding potassium channel family protein produces the protein MRFVIVGAGRVGLRTARVLRESGHDVVLIETDEGAIERARNADFEVIEGDGALEETLEAADLDEADALGALTGDLNDNFVACMVAKEHGCRTVMRIDEDYREEIYRRYASEVDEVIYPERLGAIAAKNALLGGNIRAIADIAQHLQLVEFTITESSPMHGYTLSELELPADSQLLAHGKGETALTIPDPDETLEVGDHVVVLADFDTLSDVRSIVAGESGRATALGGA
- a CDS encoding Lrp/AsnC family transcriptional regulator, with the translated sequence MVTAYVMVKAHTGDADRLRDEIEDVDGVVEAHIVAGDVDLIAKVEVDTPAEVKDVAATHIQDIEGVESTQTYIAMD
- a CDS encoding DUF5813 family protein; the encoded protein is MTDVPADVADVFDGREGFIADGDGYELETTAFDGRVTASEREDWRTDYEVTVRVPSLSAATADEVGEAVREGWLDTLERRLEDAPKSTRVAVELDAYTVARDGDDVVVTYRFSLGGEREAADAAKAFVEYVEGTYVEGIVPGYDYVGTVAGLMDSASTGGSEGSRGGTPL
- a CDS encoding ferredoxin → MADADEPVDPGTVGEQDAPPVEEKPYKIIFEANKCFGAGKCAEVSANWSLSLDTGIAKPETYFFGEEELDHNVAAAEACPAKKDRGVIHVVDRRTDEEIAPDPNGDGTLSVDW
- a CDS encoding DUF7501 family protein, which gives rise to MGASHQWSDPTTCPFCGTELASPGAGFVDHLDDRPDCDGAFDDWRTRIGDDVRGGWGG
- a CDS encoding MOSC domain-containing protein, whose translation is MAHVERLTVYPVKALDGVDRERARVLPGGTLAHDREFALFDADGDVVNGKRTARVHDVETDYDPGERTLRAAAPDHGTEQFALGTEAGRTAAAEWFGEVFDAEVELRRDTDLGYVDRREMGPSVVSTATVAELAGWFEELTVDGARRRLRANVEVGGVPAFWEDRFVGEDAPAFEAGGVRIEGVTPCGRCVVPERDPDTGDPTPEFRQRFLERREATFPEWADAEAFDHYFTLMLIARVPERDRGATLAVGDEVTVVE